From one Lolium rigidum isolate FL_2022 chromosome 4, APGP_CSIRO_Lrig_0.1, whole genome shotgun sequence genomic stretch:
- the LOC124647854 gene encoding protein MAIN-LIKE 1-like: MVWLLDQEYDRDHWAFHMTERKTDLHPLKIRYHGTVDMAYDERYTEFIQPTGLLSFISLVSRGGPNMNAAALTALVDRWRPETHTFHLRAGEMTPTLQDVSMILGLPIKGDPLCMNTASDGWRQQMENLIGMAPPPPEDPKARAPAGAAFSWIRLNFGQCPQGANQDTLRTYTRVYLWYMISRTLFADSGGKLAHWCWLKALTVLEHQWSWGAAALAYLYRQVMICCMYYSYIVVC, from the coding sequence atggtgtggctcctagatcaagagtatgacagggatcactgggcttttcatatgacggagaggaaaacggatcttcaccctttgaagattcgttaccatggcacagtggatatggcgtatgacgagaggtacacggagttcatccagcctaccggtcttctctcgttcatatcgcttgtaagccgtggggggccgaacatgaacgccgcggcactcaccgcccttgtcgaccggtggaggccggagacgcacaccttccacttgagggccggcgagatgacccctactcttcaggatgtttccatgatactTGGACTTCCTATTAAGGGCgacccactgtgtatgaacacagcttctgatgggtggcgccagcagatggagaaccttattggcatggctcctccgccgccagaagATCCAAAGGCGAGAGCTCCCGCCGGTGCAGCTTTCTCTTGGATTAGGCTTAACTTTGGACAATGCCCGCAAGGGGCCAACCAGGACACTCTCAGGACGtacacccgcgtgtacttatggtacatgatttcgaggactctctttgctgacagtggtgggaagctggcccattggtgttggctcaaggcgcttacggtgttggagcaccagTGGAGTTGGGgagcagcggcacttgcctacctctaccggcaggtgatgatttgttgtaTGTACTATTCTtatatagtagtgtgctag